The window CCTCAAATGTCTGTCAGACCCGATGGAAAGATGCAGAGAAACCGCGATAACGACAATAACAGAGTTCATTCGTTGTGTCCCCAAACCGGAGGAGTCGCTGCCTTATCTCGTGCCCTGTCTGGCTCAGAGGCTCGGGGAGAAAGAGATACTGGAACCAGCTGAGGAGCTTCGGCTATCGGCCGTGGAGATGTTGACTCTGACTTTGGAGGTGTGCGGGAAGCATTTAGCGCCGTATCTGAACGAAATGATAAACATACTGCAGAAAACCATCGTCGACCCATTCCCAGATGTCAAAAGAGAAAGCTGCAAATGCACCGTAAACTTGGCAAAATGCATACCAGGTGCGTGAAAACTTTTTTGTTGGTGGTGAagtctgttgccatggtttcgAAGCACGCGAACATGTTTGCCATAGAATAGCTCGctttccagctgctgtttggtGTACCTCTGCACTTCCATTTAAGTGGCTAAAATACATTAAGGTAGAATTGCAGAACTACACTCACTAAGTGCTGGACTGTGAGTCAGCCTTTGAAACCACAGAAACTAAGCAAAATTATAATGTTATGGTAACTAAAATCCCAGGACGTATTCAGTCTCACATCTTAATAAGTATATTAATGTGCACAGTAACTGATCCGAATGGGCTGTAATTCATTCTACTTCTTTCTCTTCAGAGCACTTTCACATGCAGGCTGAGAGTTTGGTCAAGCCTCTCATGCAGACAATTGCTCATCAGCACTCCCGGGTACGAGTGTCTGTCATTGAAGCCACCGGGGCAGTCATTCAGCATAGCACTGGGAAAAACGTGGATGACGTGCTCTCTCACCTAGCACAGAGGCTGTTTGATGACTCGCCACAGGTTCAGTTTAAACTACTGTCAAACCTCCTGTGTGTTGTTACATGCTTGTCTTCAAAATCAAAGCGTGTTGTCCCTGCATTTCAAGAAACCAAGACTTTACCTCATGAGGGAAACTCAATTCCCTGCTCAattctgctctttctgtcttgcCCCCTTTTGTTCCAGGTGAGAAAAGCTGTGACTGTTGTTGTTGGCGATTGGCTGCTTCACATGAGAGACCGTTACTCTTATTTCCACAAATTCATTCCACTCCTGTTGAGCAGCATCAATGACGAGATCCCAGAAATACGGTACAAGTGGACATTGTCATACTCCACTCTTTACTTCATAATATAGTGTAATGCAATGATATATATATTCTACAAGTTTGTATACTAATATTTTACAAGCATCTCACAAGAGAGGAAAGACACCTCAGGAAATCACCTCAATATCtgcaacatactgtacatcctAAATTCTTGATGTAATATTGTATTGATGATATCATTCTTCTTTAGGCTTCTAGCAGCTGATTTATGGAAGCAGGTAGGTGCCCAGTGGGAGAAGGAGAATGAGGAAGACATTAAGGACAAGATGGACTTTCTCCTCAGCCCACCTCCATTCTACCCAGCAGGAGGTCAGTTCACGTGGTTTATTCTCCTCATTATCCTGTCAGTCTTGTGCTTAAAGGTCTTAAAAAGGTAATTCTTAAATTTTCTCAATTTGTTGGCACCTTCTGGTATGTATGAGTGATTTGCAGCAATTAGGAAacattagttttgttttatcCCTTTGGTTTAAAACAAACCTAGTCACATCACAAGTATCCAGTTCATTCTTTAGGGGGCATAGTGGCCTAAAGGGAAATCAGCCAGTGTTATAGAGTAATATGCAATACTTTTATCAAATGAATGTCAGTGTTGATGTCTACAGCATTTATAAAGTGCTTTTATTGAGTGTTTTTATCCATAATGCTTAACAAGTTGCCTCTCAATGACCTATTCACACGCCAGTGACAGCAAGGTACAATGCAAGGCACTGGCCTAAACATCAGGAGCTACCAGCTCAGCCACAGCTACCacaatatttacaacaaaagcTAATACTTTTATTACCATCCGTTGTCGATCCACTGACTTTTCAGCAAAGTGGTGTGGAAGAATCTGTATGTTGATTGAAACGACCAGACCATCTACACAGACCTGTTTTCCTGGTGAAATAAACTTGGACGGATGAATCTTAAGCTCAAACTATCAGCTCAGATTTTCTTACATCCTGTAAGCTTACGTTATTGGCTTATCTTACCGTAAAGTTAATTCAGCTGAAATTCAGCTGAGCTGTGTCTGAAGTGTTAcaatagaacacacacacacacacacacacacacacacacagaccctccCTGCTGCGTTGACGTATTAAATCATCTGTCGGTATTCCAGATGTGGAATgtataaatatacagtaaaaatgatGTTGTATTTGACAGCTTCATTTTCAGGGCAGGCACTGGCTTGGAAAGATAAGTGTCTGCCTGGAGCACCAGGAATGAGGGTGAACCTGAACATTGTCATCATGGCTTGCGTACAGAGCCAGGCTaagagtgcatgtgtgtgtgtgtcaggggttCAGTTCTTAGACTTTGTTTTGTGGTCAAATTGTCCATATTCATCTACAGTGTGAATGAATATGGGCTCTGCCTGGGGACAGGAAAGGATAGAAGGGGaagggtctctctctctctctctccctccctctctctctcgctctctctctctctctctccctccgtctctctctctctctctctctctctctctccctcttttgtctttcttttcttgcaaTCATAAATCTGCTGGGCGTCCCAGTGTGAAGAGGTCACAGTCAGACAGTGAAAGACGACCAGAATGGggcttgttttgtcttgtccttgtgtttttctctgatttatcTATATATTTCTTTAGTCCTCTCTTCGTCTGGTATTAGTGTGCCTATAGGAGTAGGAGAATAAGGTGGGGCAGAGAAAGGGGGGGTGATGCTGGATTTGAAATGTAGAGGGCTATATTAGAATGTGTTTCACTTGCTCTGACAAGTCCCTTGTGGGGAAATCTTAATTgtaaagagtgaaaaatgtgaacaccCAAGTCAGCAGGTTTATGAAAACCTGTTGATCAGTGATATTTACTGTTCTATAAAGGCTATTTCTTAATGTTCAGATAGTTTGTTAGAATATAGATAACAAAAGTTCATAATTTGCAGTTAAATAGaccacacacagatgtaatGGAGTCAGAAAATATGCAGTTAATTTTTCATAAACAAGGTGCTAGACAGTTGCTAGATATACTTGATGTTATTCAGATGCTTTTCTTAAAAATCAACACTGTTCGTAGTCATTCTAGAAAACAAAGTAATTCACTTGATTCACTAACTGAATGAGATGTAGGTAGGCTGAGATAAACTGACTTTCTGAACGTCACAAACTGATGTCTGACAGTATAAGAGCATGCAGAGTCAAAtatccttcattttctcctccagtGGAGCGTCCAGGGCTGGGCTGCAGAGAGCTTGTGGTGAGAAACCTGGGCAGGCTGGTGCCGGCCATCACCCATGACGTGACCGACTGGCTGGTGCCCACACGGGTGAGGAcctctcagctgctgtctgtgctgctgctccacagcGAGGACCACAGCACCCAGCATCTGCAGCCTCTCCTGGCCACCCTCTACCGGGCCTGCACCGACACAGAGAGGGATGTGGTCAGCAATGTGAGTCCCAGAGAGCTTAGTCATGAGATTAGCAAGATGTTGTTGTACTGTGTTTCCTTTTTCGGATTGAGGGTGGCATTTAGTAATGCTCGACCTGAGCAAAGACatagtagatttttttttttatgatatatCTGTTATTACCAAATGGAATAATCTCAGGACACATCTGTTGAGCTTTGAGTCTGCATTTTTAGTGACTGTCCTTAAAGTAGACTGAGCCAAACAGGACTCAAGGACTGGGGATGCACCTGTTTACATTGGAGGATTCTGTAGATCTTTGATGTGCAGcagatttaacaaaaaaaaaaaaatccaattccTGTTTTCTCATCCTCTTTCACACTCCTtcgtgtctctgtgtctctcttcctctctctctctctctctctctccataccCGCTTCTAGTGTTTGGCAGCTGCTAAACTGTTGGGGACCTTTGTCCCTCCTGCCGTCTTCCTcgagctgctgctggatcaCGTGACAACCCCTTACTCTTCCTCTCACCCCTGGGCCCCTCTCATGGTGCTGGCTGCAGTGCTGGGAGGCTGCCCCAAGCCCCTCCTGAAACCACATCTCGAACAGATCGCAAACACACTGGCCAGGCCCGACGTCTGCCAGGAATATCAACAGGTCAGCAGAGAGATGCTTTGGTTGtggttgattttatttttaactttaacacTACCTGAGAATTACTGCTCTTTGCCATCTATTCCATTCACACCCAGTACAGCCGCACTCTTTTACCGTTGCTAATGGAGTAGCTTTGATGGGGTAGCAGAACCTCTGAAGTTTTACTGTGGAACAGGAAGGATATGCTGTTTAAATTAAAACGTTATAGTCGGACTTGTTTTGATGACATGTTTGCCAGGTTTTCTCTTCCCTCATAGGTTACCATGTCCTGATTTTCCTGCCTAATCTGTGTGCaccagctgtttttcttttccagtctTGTTAGGTGATCTTGGCAGTTTCATAGATCATTTTCGGCCCTCCCTGTGTACCCAAAAACTTCTACATTTGGCAGTGACAGTGCAGCATTCATAATGTATATTTCTAGCCTAATGTGTCCCTTATGGAAATACATTTCGTGATAAGATGCCACATCTCTTGAAAGGGCTTTAGTTGAAGAGTCTTCAATAGCACTACTGTACATGGGGAGTTCAGTGGGTTCACTGTATTCTCTAAAATGCAGACCTTGCTAAAGTGACAGCCTGGCcatgatgtgtttttgaaatCTAACATTTCAAGTCTATGATCAAAATGACTCCGCTCACACGCAACTGTGAACTGTTTTCCCACAACGCtgcaagtgaaaaaaacaaaaacccccTTTGAGTTACTCTGCAAATAACAGTCTGCCTTTGGAAAAATCCCATCAAGTCCAGAGCAGACTCTTCCTCGCTTCCTGTCCTCTTGCACCAAATATGTTTCCCTTTCAGAATCAAAATAACAGTTGTCTGGCAGAGAGCTATTTTCTGATCCTGCCGCAACAGTGACTCACCTATACCCATGACCCCACCCCCCTGCCAGTAAGGCCTGCAAGAATTTACTCCCtaagataataataacaaaagttTACTAATTTCACGTGACCTCTGCATGGCTACTCTGACCCCTCTGGGCACACGAGGCAATGcacagcctttgttttttttatggccGTGTGTAAGGTCTCGGCACCAGACTGTGGTTCGGCTATAAAAGAATCCCTAAAATTTCAAAGCCTTCCTGGTCAAGGCCAGTGATAAATGGAGAGGGGAAACTGACCCCCTTCTGTCCTCCCTCGTGGTTATCCGGCAGGGGTCAACCAGAGAGAGAACTAACAGGACGGGCCGGTCGCACATTGTCGTGCAGATGGAGGCAGACCTCTGTTTCCTCTTGGTCTGTGTCTCTATCTATCTTCTTCTGAcattctctctgtttctgaGGTCAGAGCACAGAGCGATGTGATTGAAGAGCTCACCCAGACAAAGCACCTGCAACATTCTTTGACAACAGGCAGGGTTCATAGCAGGGAGCAGGGCCCGATCACTGCGTAGCTGTAAATAACACCATGGGAGACAGGAGCACCTGCATCCCTCTTTCTCTTAGTGCTGAAATCCTGACCCAGATTATTACCACACAGTTTCTCACTCCAACACGTTGGTAAGCCCTTAGTTCCTTCACGTGGGACTGATTTACTTATATTTGATAATGGTTTCATTACCTGCAGACGCACAAACAACGAAGACAAATAGCAgactcatattttattttactttttcagaGCAAGGCATCTTAAGAAGTTCAAAGATATTTGCGTTTGGATCCAGCTTGAGAGAGTTATGTGCCACTTGAACCAAAGACggatagaaagaaaaagtgaagttTGACTTGGACAAAATGAAGCCTGTTaggaaatgaaatataaatatcttCAAAGTGAACAGAGGTAGGGGGAACTAGAGGGCCCCGTGGGGAGTTCAGGGAACATGCTGAAGATCTGGATAGTGATATATGATACTTGTGCACGACTTAACCTCACCGACTCTTTCAAgtccctgttttcttttctttatttcagttgGGAAAAAAGACAGCTTACAAAAATAAACGACAGATGCTTGgcgaaaaataaaaatattggtcctaaagtgaaaatgatgtcAAGGGTTTTAAGGAAAATGAAAGACGAGCCGGTGGTTAGAGAAGCCACCGTGTTCTGAGGCACCTTGTGTAGTGTATATGGGGTGTTTCATAATGAATCACACacaggtttatttttaaagggGTATTCCACAGAGGATTAACGAATTCCCGCCATCACAACCACACACCTTACACATCTAAGTGTCGCTGTGTTGTGGTTCGCCATGGTGACAGCtgcatcaacatcaacatctgcAGGGTCTGGAGTAAATCGGTTAAGATAGTtccaaaagagaagaagaaaggcatAAAGTTGGGGCCTGACCATGAATTAGCAGACATATTTACAACCAGACTTGGTAACAACCCAGAGTAAGAGATCAGCAGGAGAAcgggggcaaaaaaaaaaggccccaGGTCTTTTCATGTTATTCAAGAAGAAACTTCTGCACTTGAACATACACAAACGTGCTACCATACGTCAGCATGTCTCCCGAATGCCTGCCCATTGTTATAAATGACTACTGCATACTACCCGCTGCTCCTCTGAATGACAgataaagagaggagaggaaaggcagGATAGCAAACTTTACCTGAGTACGAAGAGTTGATGTCCCATGCACcgccagtgtttgttttcttgttgccATAGCAACATCAGTAGCTTTGTGGGGTGGGCTTTCCCACTGGATAGGAATCCATTGCCTGGTATGACTCCTTAAAGTGTAGCCATGTGTGTGTAATTGATGCATCCAGTGGTGGACAGATGCACACACGCCGTGTAACGAGGCCCCTGGAGCGTGCCCAGGCCAATGAAACCAGGTGTGTCTCCATGGCTCCAGGTGTCCACCTAGTCATTACACTACACCACTTTTTCCgctgtccctctttctctcactcgTCCAGCCCTAATGGTTGTTTTCTGGGCATGTATAATATGTGCATCCGTGTACTTGTACGCTAATGAGTGTGTGCGTCTGCCGCCGTTTGTCACGTTATTTCCACTACTGCCAGCCTGAAGCTCCTGCTGTCTTTACGTGTCAGCGAATGGCTCGATCAAAGGCAGGGATTTCCTCTGTCAGTGGCTGTGGGAGCACATTCAAACAAGAATGCACAGTGTAGTGGGTGAGTGTTCTGAGTGTGGTCAGCTGAAGAAATGAAGTTCTTACATTCAGTCATGGTTGTTCAGGGCTGCATGGAAGTTTAGTTTAGCATCAGACTGCAtccagaaaatgtgtttgtacattAAACCAGCAAGCTGGACTCAAGATGCATTTGCTTGTGAATATCGTAGAATGGAAGTCCttgtctctccttcctcctcacaAGCCCTGAGCATCTTTACTCAGCTtaacatgtgttttcttttcagattaaTGCCAAGCTGTGGTGCACAATGGCTGCCCAAATTTGTGAAAAGATAGTGCGCCCTCTAGTGATATAGTTCTGGTATTTTTCAGTCAACCCGGTGAGTGTTTTGAATGAAGGGAGCGTATGAGGAGGTCGCATTGAGTGTTTCCTGCTCACATGCATTCGAGTCCCCAACTCCTCATCAGCAGACCAAAGCAAACACCTGGGGGGTGCTTCACCCACTCTCAACCCTCCACATACAAAAACACGCACGctcttgctcacacacacttacaccttCCATCTCCACCATACAGCCTTAATGACAGGCTGcgagaaaacaggaaaagaggTCGTGATCCCAGTGATGGCACAGACATTAGCCTGAGCCGCAGGTCTTTGTCTAAACATGAGCTCACCACAACACTGGCTGACAAGTGACAGCAATCTCACACATATGCTCATGTGTAGAATGGAAAGTTCTCACTCTGAGTTATTGTGGATTGTGCATGGGAAGAGAAGGggaacagagagcagagcaaagAAAGGAGACTGTGAGGACTGAAGTGCAATGGGGTTCACTGGTAGACAGGGCGAACATTCAAGACGAATCCCTTTCTCAGGGCTCACATTTGTAATAAACCAGACATGACAGTCTTATGAGACTTCTccgtttttttttccaggttaTGTACTTGCAGCAGTTACTGACTTGTGTGGACgtgctgctgtgtcagtgtgagtcAGACTGTGGCTCAGTCAGcttgcagctgctgcaggtgttGGTCACTGTCCAGAGCCTCTCCACCGAGCCTCATCTCAGCGAAAAGGTGAGAAAAGTATCAAAATGCACTACCAGTTacatctgcagctctgctggCACTTTTTTCCTGTTCCATGTGAGCAAACCAGCATATCACCTCACTTGTGTAATTCTTCAATTTCTACTTTGAAACAGCATgttttcgtttgtttttttaaaaaaaaaaacaaaacaaaacattttttccccttcaatTTGAGTTTTTATGTCCTTCTTTATTAGAAAGGTAAGCGGGTTTTATGAAGTAGCAGAGCTATTCGAGGTATGTGAGCATTTGTACGAGTTCAAAGTGGGCATGGCCTACAGTATAATTACCCACTTAGCCAGGGGAGCTGAAATTGCACCTTTGGAGTGGAACTTTACATCCAGTCCTGGGTGAAAGGAGGCGGGTGAAAGGTGGAGATaaaggaagacagacaggaattGAGGACAAAAACAGATAGGAAGAGATGATTTGTTTCTTAGCAGGTGTGTGTCATCAGCCTCTGTGGCTCTGTAATGCCTTCACAATAGCCAATAACTTGTTTTCAAGTAACAAGCTTCCATATTGTGGTCATTTTCCAAATGCAAAGGGACAAATAAGGGCAGTGACAAGCCAGCAGTGTCTGAGGCCAGCGTGTCGCCTAACTTCTCGACGCTGTAGGAGGTTAATGACAGGGAGAGGATCGGGAAGGACTTGGCTCCACTGCTTACCAGACACCACATGGGCCaccagtgtgtatgtgtgtgtgtgtatgtgtgagagagagagagagagcatgtgtatgtatgtctgcaTCGGTGTAGGGAACAGTGTTagagaagagatgagaaggAATGGATGGAttaagaaacagagagggagggtgagaatGGCCTCAGGCATTCCCGGACCCAGAGGAAGAGCATTACTTGCTTTCCCAGAAAAGGGGCACGTCTTTCCCATCAGTGGACAGCTCAGGGTTGTCTAGCTCTCCTCTGAAGCGGCTGATCTGTGACTCAGACATTGTCTCTGTCCCCGTCCATCCCTGAGGGACTATGAAAGGAACTATGAAGTGCCCCTAAGGTCCGTTCCCCTGCCCTAAAGAGTCAGCTAATTATTTACTCTCCTATCTCTCATTCCTGCCCTTTCCTCCCAGCTCAGCtttattggtgtg of the Scatophagus argus isolate fScaArg1 chromosome 16, fScaArg1.pri, whole genome shotgun sequence genome contains:
- the LOC124073438 gene encoding dynein axonemal assembly factor 5-like, coding for MAAMAAGDEHAASEVLRGLARYLNCLNEDNKSTRKRALELIKRETVDKGLSSNVLQEVFSALLKPLLKCLSDPMERCRETAITTITEFIRCVPKPEESLPYLVPCLAQRLGEKEILEPAEELRLSAVEMLTLTLEVCGKHLAPYLNEMINILQKTIVDPFPDVKRESCKCTVNLAKCIPEHFHMQAESLVKPLMQTIAHQHSRVRVSVIEATGAVIQHSTGKNVDDVLSHLAQRLFDDSPQVRKAVTVVVGDWLLHMRDRYSYFHKFIPLLLSSINDEIPEIRLLAADLWKQVGAQWEKENEEDIKDKMDFLLSPPPFYPAGVERPGLGCRELVVRNLGRLVPAITHDVTDWLVPTRVRTSQLLSVLLLHSEDHSTQHLQPLLATLYRACTDTERDVVSNCLAAAKLLGTFVPPAVFLELLLDHVTTPYSSSHPWAPLMVLAAVLGGCPKPLLKPHLEQIANTLARPDVCQEYQQVMYLQQLLTCVDVLLCQCESDCGSVSLQLLQVLVTVQSLSTEPHLSEKALESVQLLCKVQGLDPVMELYRQHMGQLLDWLSASVNTWSSYSPQRLQLHIIVMQSGPVIGEFMNQLMPLLRCSLQPDKDPEMRMSIFTMLAKLLLDATNTLDSQGHFRDESEKFLYDIVLPNLVWQAGRTAAAVRTSALSCLLALLHGGAVSPGQLMCLEEKLSPLVLSALDEDSQMARLLACRSLSTVLKLVGSSLHPDALNKIYPELLKRLDDSSEEVRSVALQALGLWLSCLTKDYNAELCAPHLQFLFQHLLLHLDDPESSVQDQVLEVLKKGSSVHPALLKREAEAVRDKQRSPLYCDRLLQHISSLSTESTAECPE